A single region of the Chrysoperla carnea chromosome 5, inChrCarn1.1, whole genome shotgun sequence genome encodes:
- the LOC123301203 gene encoding uncharacterized protein LOC123301203 codes for MHKSRSRVNVSTFGKRALLAASATITPVSYMRIKFFQYNSDASPRLSLGKNIERDLMVNLNCPIRLLMEYVRVKANIPVEIDFDLFDEMGNLKHTFDAPVQKMASKILFPKAIYFIVILPKNEIGIVLKPTILINRGSRLNADYVTRIRRQLQHSGRKTAK; via the exons ATGCATAAAAGTCGTTCAAGAGTAAATGTTTCTACATTTGGCAAACGTGCTCTTTTGGCTGCATCGGCTACAATAACACCAG tTTCATATatgcgaataaaatttttccaatataattCCGATGCATCCCCAAGATTATCATTAGGTAAGAACATAGAACGTGATTTAATGGTAAATTTGAACTGTCCAATACGTTTATTAATGGAATATGTTCGGGTTAAAGCAAATATTCCAGtagaaattgattttgatttatttgatgaaatgggtaatttaaaacatacattTGATGCACCTGTGCAAAAGATGGCGAGCAAAATACTTTTTCCGAAAG ctatatattttattgtaatacttCCAAAAAACGAAATAGGCATTGTATTAAAaccaacaattttaataaatcgtgGTTCACGTCTTAACGCAGATTATGTTACACGTATTCGTCGTCAATTACAACATTCAGGTAGAAAAACCGCTAAGTAG